From one Caldichromatium japonicum genomic stretch:
- the eno gene encoding phosphopyruvate hydratase, with amino-acid sequence MSEIVDVRAREVLDSRGNPTVEADVITANGAIGRAIVPSGASTGSREALELRDGDPKRYSGKGVIKAVSHIQGELRQAILGMEVADQGAIDRRLIETDGTENKSRLGANALLGVSLAAAHAAAQEKALPLFMSLASGPYRLPVPMMNIINGGAHADNRIDFQEFMILPVGAPTLREAVRYGAEVFHALKSILRHRGLATAVGDEGGFAPDLPTNESAIEIILEAIDKAGFKAGADIYLGLDPAASEFYEEGRYRLAGEGRTLTSDELIDLYADWVGKYPILSIEDGLAEGDWEGWRHLTERLGKRVQLVGDDIFVTNTKILSQAIAQGIANSILIKVNQIGTLTETLDAINMAHNAGYTAVISHRSGETEDTTIADLAVATRAGQIKTGSLSRSDRIAKYNQLMRIEDQLADESNYAGRTAFKWLDH; translated from the coding sequence ATGTCTGAAATCGTCGATGTCCGCGCCCGCGAGGTGCTGGATTCGCGTGGCAACCCAACAGTCGAGGCCGATGTCATCACCGCCAATGGCGCCATCGGCCGCGCGATCGTCCCCTCCGGTGCCTCGACCGGTTCACGCGAGGCGCTGGAGCTGCGCGATGGCGACCCCAAGCGTTATAGCGGTAAAGGGGTAATCAAGGCCGTGTCCCATATCCAGGGTGAGCTGCGCCAGGCGATCCTGGGGATGGAAGTCGCGGATCAAGGCGCCATCGACCGACGGTTGATCGAGACCGACGGCACCGAGAATAAATCGCGGCTGGGGGCCAATGCCCTGCTAGGGGTATCGTTGGCTGCCGCCCATGCCGCTGCGCAGGAAAAGGCGTTGCCCTTGTTCATGTCTCTAGCCAGCGGACCTTATCGCCTGCCGGTGCCGATGATGAACATCATCAACGGCGGTGCTCATGCCGACAATCGCATCGACTTCCAGGAGTTTATGATCCTGCCTGTGGGGGCACCGACACTGCGCGAGGCGGTGCGCTATGGCGCCGAGGTTTTCCATGCCCTGAAATCTATCCTGCGTCACCGGGGCCTGGCAACAGCGGTCGGTGACGAGGGTGGGTTCGCGCCCGATCTTCCCACCAATGAATCCGCCATTGAGATCATCCTCGAGGCGATCGATAAGGCCGGTTTCAAGGCGGGCGCCGACATCTATCTCGGTCTGGACCCGGCTGCTTCTGAGTTCTATGAGGAGGGGCGCTATCGTCTCGCGGGCGAGGGTCGAACCCTGACCAGCGATGAGCTTATCGATCTGTACGCGGATTGGGTCGGCAAGTATCCGATCCTGTCGATCGAGGATGGCCTTGCCGAGGGCGACTGGGAGGGCTGGCGCCATCTGACTGAGCGTCTGGGCAAGCGGGTCCAGCTCGTCGGCGATGATATCTTTGTGACCAATACCAAGATCCTCAGTCAAGCCATCGCCCAGGGGATCGCCAACTCGATCCTGATCAAGGTCAATCAGATCGGCACCCTGACCGAGACCCTGGATGCCATCAACATGGCTCATAACGCGGGCTATACGGCGGTCATTTCCCATCGCTCCGGTGAGACCGAGGATACCACCATCGCCGACCTGGCCGTGGCGACCCGGGCCGGTCAAATCAAGACAGGCTCGCTGTCGCGCTCCGACCGCATCGCCAAATACAATCAACTGATGCGCATCGAGGATCAATTGGCCGATGAGTCCAACTATGCTGGACGCACGGCCTTCAAATGGCTTGATCACTGA
- the ftsB gene encoding cell division protein FtsB translates to MYYGLILVLLLPLAMLQYRLWVGEGSLAELYSLQREIAFEQAELERLQNRNRALQAEVDDLRAGSEALEERARLELGMIKPGEFFIQVIEPPRSPVQEERP, encoded by the coding sequence ATGTATTATGGCTTGATCTTGGTATTACTCCTGCCTTTGGCTATGCTCCAGTATCGACTGTGGGTAGGTGAGGGTAGCCTGGCCGAGCTCTATAGCCTCCAGCGTGAGATCGCCTTTGAACAAGCCGAGCTTGAGCGGCTGCAAAACCGCAACCGCGCACTTCAAGCCGAGGTGGATGATTTACGCGCAGGCTCAGAGGCGCTCGAAGAGCGTGCGCGGCTGGAGCTCGGCATGATCAAGCCTGGAGAGTTTTTCATCCAGGTCATCGAGCCTCCTCGGTCTCCAGTGCAGGAGGAGCGGCCATGA
- the ispD gene encoding 2-C-methyl-D-erythritol 4-phosphate cytidylyltransferase gives MTRFWAVLPAAGVGRRMGSAMPKQYLMLAGRPVIEHSLELFVGHPRIQGVVVALGLEDGYWEGTAYAHHPKVMRAPGGPERCHSVLNALAVLAQQTADDDWVLVHDAARPCLRRADLDALLDALADDPVGGLLGIPVRDTMKRADSGSRIAATVDRAGLWHAYTPQMFRLALLQRALTEALESGVLVTDDAQAIERLGLAPRLIEGHADNLKITRAEDLPLARFYLEQQGRISGC, from the coding sequence ATGACGCGATTCTGGGCCGTACTGCCGGCAGCGGGGGTGGGTCGGCGCATGGGCAGCGCCATGCCCAAGCAATATCTCATGCTCGCCGGACGTCCGGTGATTGAGCACAGCCTGGAGCTCTTTGTCGGTCATCCCCGTATCCAGGGGGTCGTCGTGGCCTTGGGGCTCGAGGATGGCTATTGGGAGGGTACGGCCTATGCCCATCATCCCAAGGTGATGCGGGCCCCTGGCGGACCCGAGCGCTGTCATTCAGTGCTCAATGCCTTGGCTGTCTTGGCGCAACAGACCGCTGACGATGATTGGGTCTTGGTCCATGATGCAGCGCGTCCTTGTCTGCGGCGCGCTGATCTCGATGCATTGCTCGACGCGCTCGCCGATGACCCGGTGGGTGGGCTTCTCGGCATCCCTGTGCGCGACACCATGAAACGCGCCGATTCCGGCAGTCGGATCGCCGCGACCGTGGACCGCGCGGGTCTGTGGCATGCTTATACGCCACAGATGTTCCGCCTCGCTCTCCTGCAGCGGGCGCTGACCGAGGCCTTGGAGTCCGGCGTATTGGTCACTGACGACGCCCAGGCGATCGAGCGTCTGGGGCTTGCCCCGCGTCTGATCGAGGGTCATGCCGACAATCTCAAGATCACCCGGGCCGAGGACCTGCCGTTGGCTCGGTTTTATCTCGAACAACAGGGGCGAATATCAGGATGCTGA
- the ispF gene encoding 2-C-methyl-D-erythritol 2,4-cyclodiphosphate synthase, with translation MLIGQGFDAHRFVEGRRLVLGGIEIPYERGMLAHSDGDVLIHALCDALLGAAGLGDIGRHFPDTDPAYAGIDSRVLLQRVIVDLHGQRLRVHNADLTLIAQAPRLAPHIPAMRETLATDLQCPPARVNVKATTFERMGFTGRGEGIAASAVVLLTEIGD, from the coding sequence ATGCTGATCGGTCAAGGTTTCGATGCCCATCGCTTTGTCGAGGGGCGGCGTCTGGTGTTGGGCGGTATCGAGATCCCCTATGAACGGGGGATGCTCGCCCACTCAGACGGCGATGTATTGATCCATGCCCTGTGCGATGCCCTCCTAGGCGCTGCTGGGTTGGGCGATATCGGACGGCACTTCCCCGATACCGATCCGGCCTATGCTGGGATCGACAGCCGGGTCTTGCTGCAGCGGGTGATTGTAGATCTGCATGGTCAGAGACTGCGGGTCCACAATGCCGACCTCACCCTGATTGCGCAGGCCCCGAGGCTCGCCCCCCATATTCCTGCCATGCGCGAGACCCTGGCCACCGATCTGCAATGCCCGCCAGCGCGGGTCAATGTCAAGGCGACGACCTTCGAGCGTATGGGCTTCACCGGCCGCGGCGAGGGGATTGCGGCCTCGGCGGTGGTACTCTTGACCGAGATCGGGGATTGA
- the truD gene encoding tRNA pseudouridine(13) synthase TruD translates to MSGSLGAGLPCWTAFADLPQAHGAPLGMGLLRVEPQDFRVSEVLGFTPMGEGDHCWLWVRKTGVNTEWVARRLAALSGLPVRDVGYAGLKDRWAVTEQWFSLPRKPGPEPDWGALAGEGIEVLAVHRHRRKLQRGALTGNRFHIRIRGVQIDPQALAERVSAIRVRGVPNYFGEQRFGLDEDNLRRAHALFVGDRRRATPHQRGLWLSAVRAQLFNEVLAERVRRGDWDQPRAGDCLQLDGNRSFFCAEQIDETLFRRVLHCDLHPTGPLWGKGELPTRGAVQALELAVAASLTPWPEGLAVQGLHQERRPLRLMAEGLVGEQVGDCLDLAFSLPRGGYATSLLRELIHWPV, encoded by the coding sequence TTGAGCGGCTCCCTAGGTGCTGGCCTCCCCTGTTGGACGGCGTTTGCAGATCTGCCACAGGCGCATGGTGCGCCCCTAGGGATGGGGCTCTTGCGCGTCGAGCCGCAAGACTTTCGGGTCAGCGAGGTCCTGGGGTTTACACCGATGGGGGAAGGCGATCACTGCTGGCTGTGGGTGCGTAAGACCGGGGTCAATACCGAGTGGGTAGCGCGCCGTCTGGCTGCCCTGAGCGGCCTGCCGGTGCGGGATGTCGGCTATGCCGGTCTCAAGGACCGTTGGGCGGTGACCGAACAATGGTTCTCGCTGCCGCGCAAGCCCGGTCCTGAACCTGACTGGGGCGCGCTGGCGGGCGAGGGGATCGAGGTACTTGCCGTCCACCGCCATCGGCGCAAACTTCAGCGGGGCGCGCTCACCGGCAACCGCTTTCATATCCGCATCCGTGGGGTCCAGATCGATCCTCAGGCGCTTGCTGAACGTGTATCGGCGATCCGTGTCCGCGGTGTGCCCAATTATTTCGGCGAACAGCGCTTTGGTCTAGACGAAGACAACCTGCGACGTGCCCATGCGCTCTTTGTCGGGGACAGGCGGCGTGCGACCCCGCACCAACGCGGTCTATGGCTGTCGGCAGTGCGGGCGCAACTCTTTAACGAGGTCTTGGCCGAACGGGTGCGGCGCGGCGACTGGGATCAGCCACGGGCTGGCGATTGTCTACAGCTTGATGGAAATCGGTCCTTTTTTTGCGCTGAGCAGATCGATGAGACCCTGTTCAGGCGGGTGCTCCATTGCGATCTCCATCCGACCGGACCGCTATGGGGCAAGGGTGAACTGCCGACACGCGGTGCCGTTCAAGCCCTCGAGCTGGCTGTTGCCGCCAGTTTAACGCCCTGGCCGGAGGGTCTGGCTGTTCAGGGTCTGCACCAAGAGCGCCGGCCCCTGCGGTTAATGGCGGAAGGGCTTGTAGGCGAACAGGTCGGCGATTGCCTCGATCTGGCATTCAGTTTGCCGCGCGGGGGCTATGCGACAAGCCTTTTACGGGAACTCATTCACTGGCCGGTTTAA
- a CDS encoding ATP-binding response regulator → MARLLVVDDELINLEIIAQCLGDEYELAFAEDGLQAWTMLESHPQFYDGIILDRLMPRMDGIELLKRLKAHPSLRDLPVIMQSAADSPEQIAEGLAAGAWYYLAKPYSAKALHRIVSAALDDRRTRRALIQIGAQLQTIFDLIDQARFRFRTLDEVHILSASLGRMCPQPDFVALGLSELMLNAVEHGNLGIDYAEKGRLLDEGIWEDEIRRRLDHPAQAGRYALIEVERQPDHLRFVIRDQGKGFDWQRYLDLDPARAFDSHGRGIAMARHLAFASLEYRGSGNEVWATVDLTRP, encoded by the coding sequence ATGGCACGTTTATTGGTTGTTGATGATGAACTGATCAATCTGGAGATCATTGCCCAGTGCCTGGGTGATGAATACGAACTGGCCTTCGCCGAGGATGGCTTGCAGGCCTGGACCATGCTCGAGTCCCATCCACAGTTCTACGATGGCATCATCCTCGACCGTCTGATGCCGCGTATGGATGGGATCGAGCTCCTCAAGCGCCTCAAGGCTCACCCCAGCCTGCGCGACCTGCCGGTCATTATGCAGAGCGCTGCCGACAGCCCTGAGCAGATCGCCGAGGGACTGGCCGCAGGTGCCTGGTATTACCTAGCCAAACCCTATTCGGCTAAGGCATTGCATCGGATTGTCAGCGCTGCACTCGATGATCGCCGTACCCGCAGAGCACTGATCCAGATCGGCGCCCAGCTCCAAACCATTTTTGATCTGATCGATCAGGCACGTTTTCGTTTCCGCACCCTGGATGAGGTCCACATCCTATCCGCCAGTCTGGGACGGATGTGCCCCCAGCCCGACTTCGTCGCCCTAGGTCTATCCGAGCTCATGCTCAATGCCGTAGAACACGGCAATCTCGGGATCGATTATGCCGAAAAGGGCAGGCTGCTCGATGAAGGCATCTGGGAGGATGAGATCAGACGCCGGCTCGATCACCCCGCCCAAGCGGGACGCTATGCCTTGATCGAGGTCGAACGCCAGCCTGACCATCTGCGCTTTGTCATCCGCGATCAAGGCAAGGGGTTTGATTGGCAACGTTATCTCGATCTCGATCCGGCGCGCGCCTTCGACAGCCACGGGCGGGGGATCGCCATGGCCCGCCATCTGGCCTTTGCTAGCCTTGAGTATCGCGGGTCAGGGAATGAGGTCTGGGCCACTGTGGATCTCACCCGGCCTTGA
- a CDS encoding polysaccharide biosynthesis C-terminal domain-containing protein, producing the protein MSPLRRLASQTALYGVSSILGRFLNYLLVPLLTYSFDPAEYGVVAEFYAYLSFLAVISTLGLETGYFRFRAGGEWPPTIVYGTVLTCLILVNGLGFLAFVFWQEPLAVLLRHPEHPEYILWFAGILLFDAIGALGFARLRAEERAIRFAAIKLIEIGANIALTILFIGIARAAHLADPGSVLGSLWDPGVGIGYVFIANLAASLLKLLLLSPQLVDGLGGFDLLLLRRLIGYSLPMVIIGLAGIINETLDRAALKYLLPYDDATNMAQLGIYSACYKLSILMSLFIQAFRYAGEPFFFNYAKQQDARAIYALILNGFVIASVFLFLLVTLYLDLFQYFVGADYRSGLDVVPVLLFANLLLGIYVNLSIWYKLTDRTLMGAGVSLIGAWITIGALLWWVPQYGYWGAAWAHLVCYASMVILSYLLGRRYYPVPYNLKRVLGYIGLGIGLYLLSRWLVSEGWPALGIGTACLAVFGALAGWEIRRLLKVA; encoded by the coding sequence TTGAGCCCGCTCAGACGACTCGCCTCACAAACCGCCCTCTATGGGGTGAGCAGTATCCTTGGGCGGTTTTTGAATTATCTACTCGTCCCGCTGCTCACCTATAGCTTCGACCCTGCCGAATATGGGGTGGTAGCTGAGTTTTATGCCTACCTATCCTTTTTGGCCGTTATCTCGACCCTAGGGCTTGAAACCGGCTATTTCCGCTTTCGTGCTGGTGGAGAATGGCCGCCCACAATTGTGTATGGCACGGTGCTCACCTGTCTCATCCTCGTCAATGGCCTGGGGTTTTTGGCCTTTGTATTTTGGCAAGAGCCACTCGCTGTCTTATTGCGTCATCCTGAACATCCCGAGTATATCCTCTGGTTCGCAGGGATCTTACTATTTGATGCCATCGGCGCCCTGGGATTTGCCCGTCTACGCGCCGAGGAGCGGGCGATCCGCTTTGCCGCGATCAAACTGATCGAGATCGGCGCCAATATCGCATTGACCATCCTGTTTATTGGGATTGCCCGAGCTGCCCACCTTGCTGATCCTGGTTCAGTGCTCGGTAGCCTCTGGGACCCGGGGGTTGGTATCGGTTATGTCTTTATCGCCAATCTCGCCGCTAGTCTATTGAAGCTTTTACTTCTCTCGCCCCAATTGGTAGACGGACTAGGGGGCTTTGATCTGTTGCTGTTGAGACGATTGATCGGTTATTCGCTGCCGATGGTGATCATCGGTTTGGCTGGGATCATCAATGAGACACTCGATCGTGCGGCGCTTAAATATCTTTTACCCTATGACGACGCGACCAATATGGCGCAGCTTGGGATTTATAGTGCTTGTTATAAGCTATCGATCCTGATGTCATTATTTATTCAGGCATTCCGCTATGCTGGCGAGCCATTTTTCTTCAACTATGCCAAACAACAGGATGCGCGTGCGATCTATGCGCTGATCCTGAATGGGTTTGTCATTGCCAGTGTATTTTTATTTTTGCTGGTGACCCTATATTTAGATCTCTTTCAGTATTTCGTCGGTGCAGACTATCGGTCGGGATTAGATGTGGTGCCGGTGCTGCTATTTGCCAATCTCCTGCTCGGGATCTATGTCAATCTCTCCATCTGGTACAAACTCACTGACCGCACCCTAATGGGGGCGGGTGTCTCTCTGATCGGTGCCTGGATCACCATCGGTGCCCTATTGTGGTGGGTGCCGCAATATGGCTATTGGGGTGCGGCCTGGGCGCATCTGGTCTGCTATGCGTCGATGGTGATCCTGTCTTATCTCCTTGGGCGACGTTATTACCCTGTACCCTATAACCTTAAACGGGTCTTGGGCTATATCGGGCTGGGTATAGGGCTTTATCTCCTGAGCCGTTGGCTGGTCAGTGAGGGCTGGCCGGCGCTCGGCATCGGCACGGCCTGCCTTGCCGTCTTCGGTGCTTTGGCCGGCTGGGAGATACGGCGTCTGCTCAAGGTTGCCTAG
- a CDS encoding methyl-accepting chemotaxis protein: MKLNLPVTQKERDYRDSWVIVSTTDTKGIITYCNKAFVDVSGFTEQELVGTNHNIIRHPDMPPAAFKDLWDTIKKGKPWRGIVKNRCKNGDHYWVDAYVTPVYEGETLLGYQSVRVKPTRAQIAAAEQLYAQIRARNLQELPRRLNLEFSHRFWLSAAFALVGIAAILAGWLGSIWVGIGALILALILAQISAHKIFENIYEAVRIAKKIAGGDLSSPIHVKGNNETAEVLQAIKMLQARLATVMGHIQEAASGVAGAATQLVQASNASHNLMEQQHQETDMVATAMNEMSATVAEVANNTTAAADAAHQASHQAREGRMVVRHSVNGIRALADGVGEAARTIQQLEHESVNIGKILDVIRGIAGQTNLLALNAAIEAARAGEQGRGFAVVADEVRALAQRTQESTQEIQEMIGRLQQGARSAAAMMQQGHDQAEQSVALANETDQSLDAITQSVEHINNMNDQIATAAEEQRAVVEEINRNIESIRMLSNQTLKSTDEVVSATSNLEDLSGKLMSVVYQYKV, translated from the coding sequence ATGAAGCTCAATCTACCTGTTACCCAGAAAGAACGCGACTATCGCGATTCTTGGGTCATCGTTTCAACGACCGATACCAAGGGGATCATCACCTATTGCAATAAGGCATTCGTCGATGTTAGCGGATTCACGGAACAAGAGCTTGTAGGTACTAACCATAATATCATCCGCCACCCAGACATGCCTCCGGCAGCATTCAAGGATCTCTGGGATACGATCAAGAAGGGTAAACCCTGGCGCGGAATCGTCAAAAATCGCTGCAAAAACGGCGATCATTATTGGGTGGATGCCTATGTGACACCAGTCTATGAAGGTGAGACCCTGCTAGGGTATCAGTCGGTACGGGTCAAACCGACCCGTGCCCAAATCGCCGCCGCCGAGCAGCTCTATGCTCAGATCCGCGCGCGCAATCTGCAAGAGCTGCCAAGGCGCTTGAACCTGGAGTTCAGCCACAGGTTCTGGCTGAGCGCGGCCTTTGCCCTGGTGGGGATCGCAGCAATCCTGGCTGGCTGGCTAGGTAGCATCTGGGTTGGGATCGGCGCCCTGATCCTCGCCCTGATCCTCGCCCAGATCAGTGCGCACAAGATCTTTGAGAACATCTACGAGGCGGTACGGATAGCGAAAAAGATCGCTGGCGGGGATCTCAGTTCGCCGATCCATGTCAAGGGCAACAATGAAACCGCCGAGGTCTTACAGGCGATCAAGATGCTCCAGGCGCGTCTGGCAACCGTGATGGGGCATATCCAGGAGGCGGCAAGCGGTGTTGCCGGCGCTGCAACCCAGCTCGTGCAGGCTAGCAATGCCTCCCATAACCTGATGGAGCAGCAGCATCAGGAAACCGACATGGTGGCAACCGCTATGAACGAGATGTCGGCGACAGTCGCGGAGGTCGCTAATAATACCACGGCTGCCGCCGACGCTGCGCATCAGGCCAGCCATCAGGCGCGCGAAGGTCGGATGGTGGTGCGCCATAGCGTAAACGGTATCCGCGCCTTGGCCGATGGTGTCGGCGAAGCGGCCCGGACCATCCAGCAGCTCGAACATGAATCGGTCAATATCGGCAAGATCCTGGATGTCATCCGCGGGATCGCGGGTCAGACCAACCTGTTGGCGCTCAACGCCGCCATCGAGGCAGCGCGCGCCGGTGAGCAAGGACGGGGGTTTGCAGTCGTCGCTGATGAGGTGCGGGCGCTTGCCCAACGTACCCAGGAATCGACCCAAGAGATTCAGGAGATGATCGGGCGGCTACAGCAGGGTGCGCGCAGTGCCGCAGCCATGATGCAACAGGGTCACGATCAGGCCGAGCAAAGCGTAGCGCTTGCCAATGAGACCGATCAATCGCTCGACGCTATCACCCAATCGGTTGAGCATATCAATAATATGAACGATCAGATCGCCACTGCGGCTGAGGAACAGCGTGCGGTGGTCGAGGAGATAAATCGCAACATCGAGAGCATCCGCATGCTTTCCAATCAGACCCTCAAGAGCACCGACGAAGTAGTCAGTGCCACTAGCAACCTCGAGGACCTGTCGGGCAAACTCATGAGCGTCGTCTACCAATACAAGGTCTAG
- a CDS encoding tetratricopeptide repeat protein, translating into MNRISLQTATAITGLTKRTLWRHIRAGRLRALGGEPGERTQVVLADVLRLAEPPFSGEHTNLILAADRGEPQAECDLALLLFSAQRPQEAVCWLERSAKQYYPEAMCWLGRCYLTGQGIDRDLDLGLMWLTHAAVKGHPIARAWVGFLQGEEGQRLLAAPEGPLLTQALDELEHQVLLAALSRDRTAQA; encoded by the coding sequence GTGAATCGGATCAGCTTACAGACAGCCACGGCTATTACTGGGCTGACTAAACGCACTCTGTGGCGGCATATCCGCGCTGGGCGACTGCGGGCCCTGGGCGGTGAGCCGGGCGAGCGAACCCAGGTGGTGCTTGCTGACGTCTTGAGGCTGGCAGAGCCCCCATTCAGTGGCGAGCATACAAACCTCATCCTCGCCGCAGACCGCGGCGAACCCCAAGCCGAATGCGATCTGGCGCTCCTATTGTTCTCAGCCCAGCGTCCGCAAGAAGCTGTCTGTTGGCTTGAGCGTTCGGCCAAGCAATACTATCCGGAGGCAATGTGTTGGCTGGGGCGCTGTTATCTCACCGGCCAAGGGATCGATCGCGATCTCGACCTGGGTCTGATGTGGCTCACCCATGCCGCGGTCAAGGGGCACCCTATCGCCCGCGCCTGGGTCGGCTTCTTGCAGGGGGAAGAGGGACAGCGCCTGCTTGCCGCGCCCGAGGGTCCTCTCCTGACCCAGGCCCTCGATGAACTCGAACACCAAGTCCTGCTCGCGGCCCTCAGTCGTGACAGGACCGCTCAGGCTTGA